One genomic region from Anaeromusa acidaminophila DSM 3853 encodes:
- the pelF gene encoding GT4 family glycosyltransferase PelF codes for MKICMVVEGSYPYVTGGVSSWLQMLISLMPEHEFIVYSVAAEEKQRGCFKYEIPENVIEVKEVFLDSILHQSVQGLGKCELSPQEAAAFEALICGERNVRLQELLPLFQSGRAGKKRSGMAMNIFMSFSFFDVVQRAYQRQFGHLPFTDFFWTVRSMLLPLLYLLEQDLPEADVYHSVAAGYAGVIAMAGAAQHKKPFLLTEHGIYAREREEEIIQSSWAGDDFKGLWINYFYSLAKLSYQEASKVLTLFRQNAEMEAYLGCDPAKIEVVPNGVNASRFAGTPGKRGDGRTVGAIVRVVPIKDIMTMLRAFALVRTECPESRFFIIGPIDENEEYFEECQNLADSLGLSDVVFTGTVDVREYLPKLDLLMLTSISEGQPLALLEGMAAGKPFVCTDVGACRELLLGEDGFGPAGYVVPMLDAPALAQGVVKLLRDPKLREEMGENGRRRVGEQYTRQRFIDRYRQVYEEVASDGRNRL; via the coding sequence ATGAAGATTTGTATGGTTGTGGAAGGCAGCTATCCCTATGTAACTGGTGGTGTATCCTCCTGGTTGCAAATGTTGATTAGCTTGATGCCGGAACATGAGTTTATCGTTTATTCCGTTGCTGCGGAAGAAAAACAGCGTGGCTGTTTCAAATATGAAATTCCTGAAAATGTGATTGAGGTAAAAGAAGTCTTTTTGGACAGCATTTTGCATCAGTCTGTACAAGGCTTGGGAAAATGTGAATTGAGCCCGCAGGAAGCGGCAGCCTTTGAAGCATTGATTTGCGGTGAGAGAAATGTGCGGCTTCAAGAACTTCTTCCTCTTTTTCAGAGTGGGCGAGCTGGGAAAAAACGCAGCGGCATGGCGATGAATATTTTCATGAGTTTTTCTTTTTTTGACGTCGTGCAGCGCGCGTATCAACGCCAGTTTGGTCATCTCCCGTTTACGGATTTCTTTTGGACCGTTCGTTCCATGCTGCTGCCCTTGCTCTATCTGCTAGAGCAGGATCTGCCGGAAGCGGATGTGTATCATAGTGTGGCGGCCGGTTATGCAGGCGTGATTGCTATGGCGGGAGCGGCGCAGCACAAGAAACCTTTTTTGCTGACAGAGCATGGCATCTATGCAAGGGAACGCGAAGAGGAGATCATTCAAAGCTCTTGGGCGGGGGATGATTTTAAAGGACTTTGGATTAATTACTTTTACAGCTTGGCTAAACTATCATATCAAGAAGCCTCCAAGGTATTGACTCTATTCCGGCAAAATGCGGAAATGGAAGCCTATTTAGGCTGTGATCCGGCTAAGATTGAAGTTGTTCCTAATGGCGTAAATGCGTCTCGCTTTGCGGGGACTCCTGGCAAAAGAGGTGATGGGCGGACGGTAGGAGCGATTGTCAGGGTAGTGCCGATTAAAGATATTATGACCATGCTGCGAGCCTTTGCTCTTGTGCGGACAGAGTGCCCGGAAAGTCGCTTTTTTATCATCGGACCTATTGATGAGAACGAAGAGTATTTTGAAGAATGTCAAAATCTAGCGGACTCTCTCGGCTTGAGTGATGTGGTATTTACAGGAACTGTCGATGTGCGTGAATACTTGCCGAAGTTGGACTTGTTGATGCTTACCAGTATTAGTGAAGGCCAGCCGCTGGCCTTATTGGAAGGCATGGCGGCCGGCAAGCCCTTTGTTTGTACCGATGTCGGCGCGTGCCGCGAACTTCTTTTGGGCGAAGACGGCTTTGGTCCGGCAGGGTATGTTGTGCCAATGTTGGATGCGCCCGCGTTGGCGCAGGGCGTAGTGAAGCTTTTGAGAGACCCGAAGCTGCGTGAAGAAATGGGAGAAAATGGGCGGCGGCGTGTTGGGGAACAATATACGCGCCAGCGTTTTATTGATCGATACCGTCAGGTGTATGAGGAGGTGGCAAGCGATGGCAGGAATCGGCTTTGA
- the pelG gene encoding exopolysaccharide Pel transporter PelG, with amino-acid sequence MAGIGFELKKLFKDKSAFGYAKAYAYTAVVTVGPFLLAVLLLLVLQLLLKEGEVPYAFRMVYQCSIVYALVFSQILSSGFSMIITRFVADQLYAGQEEYILPSLHCMVVVALACGAPVAILFLWSSPLDFLLKALTYVLYLTMIVIWIQAVYLSALKDYRKILLAYAIGVGIAILAGVVVVWQGAYLVEGMLGAACMGVGVIAMILQWQLQRFFPWRAQQVSYRQIMAAWLDYKELFGVNFFYTLGLFLPNFLFWFGRDSQLIAWTYRVAPEYDMATFFALLTVLPAMIMFVVATELSFYDKYIVYFQRIVGKGNFQEISEARKDMLQVLWSELRHLMEFQLCFSLLFLALGSYWLPKVGGSYRVIEIYTILVLAAYCISMMQSVLILLLYFEDRRGALLVTSLFAAGSFIFNLLSVLGDASGNTDGFGVFAAAFAALVYALRRLRYYTDRIDYFVFCTQPVLQGHERGGWLRNWLLRRSVAAALAVFVAGYASPLWAGAAQIEEESQQQHQTLKNDALRLAEIKQLRKELVEVKEELKSAEAMMREAQDQIAQAEKQKGDVLQRQEALRLQMKEAERQWPELKEQLKHAQERLHQLRQEEAALQEQAENARQRGEQAQASVEAIEARALQQGSLDQLKEEELERLAAAADALNERLEGAYAAAETLQAEADALDQSLEAFQARIEAAEARENHWQEQVQKMQDHWQEARDGLQDALKEEQETKNDLAEAHSFLKEATTSKTELQQYEKEVVKQLQGPPPVREGSLEQRYYSWSGNGSSGYQWLKSGTVAYNDKEVEASLRLQHVNAQATVNGAKGYLAGWMDTQLAVTRTKEDKTHIWRYGVDVNLPTGMTRLSSAARQAQVDDDLVETDVFGEGWNWTPRVEWSYKKGEQDLWTLGTSYGFRGSYVRYSSGTADDMASYSPGNEWSRYLRWRHLGEKHRIEWEASNSVYSDATLNGAAWYRSGNAWDVRGSYAKTLTPDSELQVYIRQHWDAAERSYQGEDLGGGQKRRYAGVALEREIKPGRLLRFSLDGMWADGNLLDPKTDLLKSKRQRYSVGIGYEITLAKERRLYWDLRWFRLHQDEAASYHGYQLSCGFFQSM; translated from the coding sequence ATGGCAGGAATCGGCTTTGAGCTGAAAAAGCTGTTTAAAGACAAGAGCGCCTTCGGGTATGCGAAAGCCTATGCATATACGGCGGTAGTGACGGTAGGTCCGTTTTTGCTGGCTGTGCTGCTGCTGTTGGTGTTGCAGCTGCTGCTGAAGGAAGGCGAAGTTCCCTACGCGTTTCGCATGGTATACCAGTGCTCTATTGTGTATGCGTTGGTTTTTTCACAAATTCTTTCCAGTGGCTTTTCTATGATAATTACCCGTTTTGTAGCGGATCAGCTGTATGCGGGACAGGAGGAATATATTCTGCCCTCCCTGCACTGTATGGTGGTAGTGGCATTGGCTTGCGGAGCGCCAGTGGCTATTTTGTTCCTATGGTCGTCGCCGCTGGATTTTCTTTTGAAAGCGTTGACTTATGTGCTGTATTTGACAATGATCGTGATTTGGATTCAAGCGGTGTATTTATCAGCGCTCAAGGATTATCGCAAGATTCTGCTGGCCTACGCCATAGGAGTAGGAATAGCAATTTTGGCGGGAGTAGTTGTTGTTTGGCAGGGAGCATATTTAGTGGAAGGGATGCTAGGGGCCGCTTGTATGGGGGTTGGTGTCATCGCTATGATCCTGCAATGGCAGCTACAACGCTTTTTCCCTTGGCGGGCCCAGCAAGTCAGTTATCGTCAAATTATGGCGGCTTGGCTCGATTATAAGGAATTGTTTGGTGTGAACTTTTTTTATACACTAGGATTATTTTTGCCTAATTTCTTGTTTTGGTTTGGCCGGGATTCCCAACTGATTGCCTGGACGTATCGCGTGGCGCCGGAATACGATATGGCGACCTTTTTTGCTTTGCTGACAGTGCTGCCGGCAATGATTATGTTTGTAGTTGCTACAGAACTTTCTTTTTATGATAAATATATTGTGTATTTTCAACGTATCGTGGGCAAAGGCAATTTTCAGGAGATTAGTGAAGCCCGCAAAGACATGTTACAGGTTCTTTGGTCGGAATTGCGTCACCTGATGGAATTTCAACTTTGCTTTTCGCTCTTATTTTTAGCGTTGGGAAGTTATTGGCTTCCCAAGGTGGGCGGAAGCTATCGTGTGATTGAAATTTACACGATTTTAGTATTGGCGGCGTATTGCATTTCCATGATGCAAAGCGTTTTGATTTTACTTTTGTATTTTGAAGACCGCCGCGGCGCCCTATTGGTGACTTCGCTGTTTGCGGCAGGGTCCTTTATTTTCAATCTTTTATCGGTACTGGGTGACGCCAGCGGCAATACGGATGGCTTTGGCGTATTTGCCGCAGCATTTGCAGCTCTTGTATATGCTTTGCGGCGATTGCGTTACTATACAGACCGTATTGATTATTTTGTGTTTTGCACGCAACCGGTTTTACAAGGGCATGAACGAGGAGGCTGGCTTCGAAATTGGCTTTTGCGGCGCAGCGTAGCGGCGGCCCTTGCGGTTTTTGTCGCAGGTTACGCGTCTCCTCTTTGGGCGGGGGCGGCGCAGATCGAAGAAGAAAGTCAGCAACAGCATCAGACCTTAAAAAATGACGCCTTGCGCTTGGCGGAGATAAAACAGCTTCGTAAAGAGCTTGTGGAAGTGAAAGAAGAACTGAAAAGCGCCGAAGCAATGATGCGTGAAGCGCAGGACCAAATTGCGCAGGCGGAAAAACAAAAAGGCGATGTGTTGCAGCGGCAGGAAGCGCTGCGTCTACAAATGAAGGAAGCTGAACGGCAGTGGCCGGAGCTTAAAGAGCAGCTGAAACATGCTCAAGAACGTTTGCATCAACTGCGTCAGGAAGAAGCGGCCCTTCAAGAACAGGCTGAGAATGCAAGGCAGCGAGGCGAGCAAGCGCAAGCTTCCGTGGAAGCCATAGAGGCGCGGGCGCTTCAACAAGGAAGCCTTGATCAGTTAAAAGAAGAGGAGTTGGAACGGCTGGCGGCGGCAGCGGATGCTTTGAATGAACGGTTGGAAGGCGCTTATGCAGCGGCGGAGACATTACAGGCGGAAGCGGATGCCTTGGATCAGTCGTTAGAAGCCTTCCAGGCTCGAATCGAGGCGGCGGAGGCCAGAGAAAATCATTGGCAAGAACAAGTTCAGAAGATGCAGGATCATTGGCAAGAGGCGCGCGATGGTTTGCAAGATGCTCTAAAGGAAGAGCAAGAAACCAAAAACGATCTCGCAGAGGCGCACTCTTTCTTGAAAGAAGCGACAACTTCTAAAACAGAGCTTCAACAATATGAAAAAGAAGTTGTCAAGCAGCTGCAAGGACCTCCGCCGGTTCGGGAAGGTTCTTTGGAGCAGCGGTATTATAGCTGGTCTGGTAACGGGAGTAGCGGCTATCAATGGTTGAAGAGCGGTACGGTAGCGTACAACGATAAAGAGGTAGAAGCCAGCTTGCGCCTGCAGCATGTGAATGCACAAGCTACGGTTAACGGCGCTAAGGGCTATTTGGCCGGCTGGATGGATACGCAGTTGGCGGTGACGCGGACAAAAGAGGATAAGACGCATATATGGCGCTATGGGGTGGACGTGAATTTGCCTACTGGCATGACGCGGCTTTCCTCTGCCGCAAGGCAGGCTCAAGTAGACGATGACTTAGTGGAAACCGATGTGTTTGGCGAAGGCTGGAATTGGACGCCAAGAGTGGAATGGAGTTATAAAAAAGGAGAGCAGGATCTCTGGACTCTGGGGACAAGTTACGGCTTCCGAGGCAGTTATGTCCGGTATAGCTCTGGGACGGCAGACGATATGGCTAGCTATTCTCCGGGCAATGAATGGAGCCGCTATCTTCGGTGGAGACACCTGGGAGAAAAACATCGCATTGAATGGGAAGCGTCGAACTCGGTTTATAGTGATGCAACGTTAAATGGAGCAGCATGGTATCGTTCGGGAAATGCTTGGGACGTACGAGGTTCCTATGCGAAAACATTGACGCCAGACTCTGAATTACAGGTATATATACGTCAGCATTGGGATGCGGCGGAGCGTTCCTACCAGGGAGAAGACCTTGGGGGCGGGCAAAAGCGTCGTTATGCAGGGGTTGCCTTGGAAAGAGAAATTAAGCCAGGGCGTTTATTGCGTTTTTCGTTAGATGGCATGTGGGCAGATGGAAACTTGTTGGATCCAAAGACTGATTTGCTTAAAAGCAAGCGTCAGCGCTATTCGGTAGGCATCGGCTACGAGATTACGCTGGCGAAAGAGAGACGGCTCTATTGGGATCTACGCTGGTTCCGGTTGCATCAAGATGAGGCGGCAAGTTATCATGGCTATCAGCTTTCGTGCGGCTTTTTCCAATCTATGTAG
- a CDS encoding SLC13 family permease has protein sequence MQEKVLPSDELGEKIREAEACFDRRRKNLGLVLGPALGILVCFLPLGGLPAEAHRLLAIIAFIATWWITEPVPIPVSALLGPVLAILFGVISPAKAFAPFANPLIFLFMGSFMLATAMMSHGLDKRFAYAILSMKWVGSSPTRILLALGLVTTLCSGWVSNTATAAMMMPIAMGLLLAIKDMHAATGNGDLDLHQYKFATGLMLMAGYASSVGGVLTPVGTPPNLIMIGLLEQLGAVKVSFFEWMIWGSVAMVAYFVIMFIVIKKMFPADVDRIEGAEEMIREQRSKLGPWRAGEINSVIAFAVAVTLWVLPGFMAMALGAEHPLLKAYNSYLSEAVVAMLAGLLLFLLPTDWGKREFTLTWPEAVKGIDWGTLVLFGGGLSLGSMMYTTGLSKWIGALIVEATGAHSQLALVTTFAVFSLLMSELTSHTAATNMVGPLGITVAMSAGLSPVPVAVAIALASSLGFMLPVSTPPNAIVYASGFIPITKMIKAGFILDVIGIFFITIPIVLYLVAWVGY, from the coding sequence GTGCAGGAAAAAGTGTTGCCTAGTGACGAATTGGGGGAGAAAATTCGTGAAGCCGAGGCCTGTTTTGACCGGCGTAGGAAAAACTTAGGTCTTGTTTTGGGGCCGGCGCTGGGAATTTTGGTTTGCTTCTTACCGTTAGGAGGCCTGCCGGCGGAAGCGCATCGACTACTGGCAATTATTGCTTTTATTGCGACTTGGTGGATTACTGAGCCGGTTCCCATACCTGTAAGCGCTCTTTTGGGGCCGGTATTGGCTATTTTGTTTGGCGTTATCTCTCCGGCTAAGGCCTTTGCGCCCTTTGCAAATCCTTTGATTTTCTTATTTATGGGGAGTTTTATGCTGGCCACAGCGATGATGAGCCACGGCCTGGATAAGCGTTTTGCCTATGCCATTTTGTCTATGAAATGGGTTGGCTCCAGCCCGACGCGCATTTTGCTCGCGCTGGGACTTGTAACTACGTTATGCTCCGGCTGGGTGAGCAACACGGCCACCGCAGCGATGATGATGCCCATTGCGATGGGGCTATTGCTTGCGATTAAAGACATGCATGCAGCGACAGGCAATGGCGATCTGGATTTGCACCAGTACAAATTCGCTACTGGTTTGATGCTGATGGCTGGCTACGCTTCCTCGGTAGGGGGAGTGTTGACGCCGGTAGGAACGCCGCCGAATTTAATTATGATCGGGCTTTTGGAGCAGTTGGGCGCGGTAAAGGTGTCTTTTTTCGAATGGATGATCTGGGGCAGCGTGGCGATGGTTGCTTATTTTGTGATTATGTTCATCGTGATTAAGAAGATGTTTCCTGCCGATGTTGACCGTATTGAGGGCGCCGAAGAGATGATACGTGAGCAGCGTTCCAAACTGGGGCCTTGGAGAGCGGGAGAAATCAATTCGGTTATTGCCTTTGCCGTAGCGGTGACATTGTGGGTGCTGCCGGGATTTATGGCGATGGCATTGGGAGCGGAGCATCCGCTGCTAAAAGCCTATAATTCCTATTTGTCCGAAGCCGTCGTAGCCATGCTGGCGGGGCTCTTGCTGTTTTTGCTGCCTACGGACTGGGGCAAACGAGAGTTTACCCTGACCTGGCCTGAGGCCGTCAAGGGTATCGACTGGGGAACGCTAGTGCTTTTTGGCGGAGGCTTATCGCTCGGAAGCATGATGTATACCACTGGGCTATCTAAATGGATTGGCGCGCTCATTGTCGAAGCTACAGGCGCTCATTCGCAGCTGGCGCTGGTGACGACCTTCGCGGTTTTTTCCTTGCTTATGTCGGAATTGACATCTCATACGGCGGCTACCAATATGGTAGGCCCTTTGGGGATTACCGTAGCCATGTCAGCAGGCCTTAGCCCGGTGCCGGTGGCGGTGGCCATTGCGCTGGCATCCTCTCTGGGCTTTATGCTGCCTGTTTCTACGCCTCCTAATGCCATTGTCTATGCTAGCGGTTTTATTCCCATCACAAAGATGATTAAAGCTGGTTTTATCTTGGATGTCATTGGTATTTTCTTCATTACCATTCCGATTGTGCTGTATTTAGTAGCGTGGGTGGGATACTAA